The genomic segment GCGCCGATGTGGGCGACAAGCGCCGGGTGACGGTAGAGCAGCAGGTTAAATACCAGGGGGCGACTCATAAGTTGTCTTATACCATGGGTAAGAATCGCGAAGGCCAGTGGAAGTTAATTAACCTAGTTCTGAACGGGGCTAATTTGGGCAGCTCTTTCAGCAGTCAGTTTGAACAGTTGGCCAGCAAGTATAATGGCGATGTAGATAAGATCACCGCCAACTGGAGCAGCTCCGGCAACTCTTAAGCGTCAATCCTGCTTTATATCCGCCGGCGTGTGCGCCAATGGGTGCGCGCGGCGGCGCAATCCGGTAACATTCCCGCCCTGAGATCCATCCATCTGCGTTATTAATGCGACGCGGTTAAGCCCAATAGGGACCCTATGCAAGCCGAACAAATTCAGGCGCTGATTGAAAGCGCTATTGCCGATAGTCAAGCTCAAGTGCAAATTGAGGGCAATCACGTCCATGTGCGTGTCGTTAGCCCCGCGTTTGCCGGTGTTAGCCCGGTCAAAAAACAGCAAATGGTGTATGCCGTACTGAATGACAAAATCGCCACTGGTGAGATTCATGCCGTACATATGCAAACCCTGACTCCGGAACAAGCGGCGCAATAGTACAGGTAACCCATGGATAAACTGATGATCAACCGGGCCGGTCCGCTCAAGGGCGAGATCCGTATTTCCGGTTCAAAAAACTCGGCGTTGCCCATTTTGGCGGCGACTCTGTTGGCCGATAGCCCGATTCATATCTCTAACCTGCCACACCTGAACGATATCACTACCATGTTAGCGTTGTTACGCTGTATGGGCGTGGGGGTGATGATTGACGAACGTATGTCGGTCGAGATTGACGCCAATGCCATCGACGATTTTACCGCTCCCTACGAGCTGGTAAAAACCATGCGCGCCTCCATTTTGGTGTTGGGCCCTATGCTCAGTCGCCACGGGGTGGCCAATGTGTCTTTCCCCGGCGGTTGCGCCATTGGCTCGCGTCCGGTGGATATTCACCTGCGCGGCCTGGAAGCCATGGGTGCCACCATAGAGGTGGATGAGGGTTATATTCGCGCGCGCAGTAACGGCCGCTTGAAAGGCGCGCATATTTTTATGGATACCGTCACAGTGGGCGGGACTGAGAACCTGCTGATGGCAGCGGTACTGGCCGAAGGGCGCACTGTGCTGGAAAATGCCGCACGCGAGCCCGAAGTGGTTGACCTGGCAAATTGTCTGGTTGCCATGGGCGCCAACATTGAAGGCATAGGCACAGCCACGTTGACCATCGACGGTGTCGAGAGTCTGTCCGGTTGCCGTTATAACATTATGCCGGACCGCATCGAGACAGGTACCTATCTGGTGGCAGCTGCCACCACGCGTGGCAGTATTCGAGTTAAAGACACCCGCGAAGACATTCTTGAGGGGGTTCTGTTAAAGCTTGAGGAAGCTGGTGCTCATATCGCTACGGGCCCCGACTGGATAAGTCTGGATATGAAGGGTAACCGCCCGCGAGCAGTCAGCCTGAAAACGGCCCCTTACCCGGCCTTTCCGACGGATATGCAAGCGCAATTTACTGCCATGAATGCAGTGGCTGAAGGTGCCAGCTCGGTGACCGAAACCATTTTTGAAAACCGT from the Gilvimarinus sp. DA14 genome contains:
- a CDS encoding BolA family protein, with amino-acid sequence MQAEQIQALIESAIADSQAQVQIEGNHVHVRVVSPAFAGVSPVKKQQMVYAVLNDKIATGEIHAVHMQTLTPEQAAQ
- the murA gene encoding UDP-N-acetylglucosamine 1-carboxyvinyltransferase, with protein sequence MDKLMINRAGPLKGEIRISGSKNSALPILAATLLADSPIHISNLPHLNDITTMLALLRCMGVGVMIDERMSVEIDANAIDDFTAPYELVKTMRASILVLGPMLSRHGVANVSFPGGCAIGSRPVDIHLRGLEAMGATIEVDEGYIRARSNGRLKGAHIFMDTVTVGGTENLLMAAVLAEGRTVLENAAREPEVVDLANCLVAMGANIEGIGTATLTIDGVESLSGCRYNIMPDRIETGTYLVAAATTRGSIRVKDTREDILEGVLLKLEEAGAHIATGPDWISLDMKGNRPRAVSLKTAPYPAFPTDMQAQFTAMNAVAEGASSVTETIFENRLIQVHELNRMGAKITLQGNTALIEGVESLKGAPVMATDLRASASLVIAGMVADGTTLVDRIYHIDRGYECIEEKLQMLGASIRRVPS